The following are encoded together in the Proteiniphilum saccharofermentans genome:
- the rplX gene encoding 50S ribosomal protein L24, whose product MSKLHIKKGDTVYVNSGEDKGKTGRVLEVLVKKNRAVVEGVNMVSKHTKPNAQNPNGGIEKKEASVHISNLNPVDPKTGKPTRVGRKENSKGKLVRYAKKSGEEIK is encoded by the coding sequence ATGAGTAAATTACATATAAAGAAAGGCGATACGGTTTACGTCAATTCCGGCGAAGACAAAGGAAAGACCGGCCGCGTGCTTGAGGTTTTGGTAAAAAAGAACCGCGCCGTGGTAGAGGGAGTAAACATGGTATCGAAACATACCAAACCCAACGCCCAGAATCCGAACGGAGGGATTGAGAAGAAAGAGGCCTCAGTGCACATCTCAAACCTGAACCCGGTAGATCCTAAAACCGGTAAACCTACCCGCGTTGGACGGAAAGAAAACAGTAAAGGCAAATTGGTTCGTTACGCTAAAAAATCTGGGGAGGAGATTAAATGA